The following proteins come from a genomic window of Citrobacter europaeus:
- the pflB gene encoding formate C-acetyltransferase, translating to MKVNIDTSDMLYAEAWNGFKGTDWKEEINVRDFIQHNYTPYEGDESFLAEATPATTALWEKVMAGIRIENSTHAPVDFDTNIATTITAHDAGYIEQELEKIVGLQTDKPLKRALHPFGGINMIKSSFDAYGREMDADFEYQFTELRKTHNQGVFDAYSPDMLRCRKSGVLTGLPDGYGRGRIIGDYRRVALYGIRYLVRERELQFADLQSNLEWGQNLEATIRLREELSEHRRALLQMQEMAAKYGCDISRPARNAQEAVQWVYFAYLAAVKSQNGGAMSLGRTASFLDIYIERDFKAGILNEQQAQELIDHFIMKIRMVRFLRTPEFDTLFSGDPIWATEVIGGMGLDGRTLVTKNSFRYLHTLHTMGPAPEPNLTVLWSEQLPIAFKKYAAQVSIITSSLQYENDDLMRADFDSDDYAIACCVSPMVIGKQMQFFGARANLAKTLLYAINGGVDEKLKIQVGPKTAPLMDDVLDYDTVMESLDHFMDWLAVQYISALNIIHYMHDKYSYEASLMALHDRDVYRTMACGMAGLSVAADSLSAIKYARVKPIRDENGLAVDFEIEGDYPQYGNNDERVDSIACDLVERFMKKIKVLPTYRNAVPTQSILTITSNVVYGQKTGNTPDGRRAGTPFAPGANPMHGRDRKGAVASLTSVAKLPFTYAKDGISYTFSIVPAALGKEDGVRKTNLVGLLDGYFHHEAHVEGGQHLNVNVMNREMLMDAIEHPENYPNLTIRVSGYAVRFNALTREQQQDVISRTFTQAL from the coding sequence ATGAAGGTAAATATCGATACCAGCGATATGCTGTATGCCGAAGCCTGGAATGGCTTTAAAGGTACGGACTGGAAAGAAGAAATTAATGTCCGTGATTTTATTCAGCACAACTATACGCCTTATGAAGGGGATGAATCTTTCCTCGCCGAAGCTACGCCTGCGACCACTGCGTTGTGGGAAAAAGTCATGGCGGGCATCCGTATTGAAAACTCGACGCACGCGCCGGTTGATTTCGATACCAATATTGCCACCACGATAACCGCTCATGATGCGGGTTATATTGAACAAGAACTGGAAAAAATCGTCGGTTTGCAAACGGATAAGCCGCTCAAGCGTGCTCTGCATCCGTTTGGCGGCATCAACATGATCAAAAGCTCTTTTGATGCTTATGGTCGTGAGATGGATGCTGATTTTGAATACCAGTTTACTGAACTGCGTAAAACCCATAACCAGGGCGTATTCGACGCCTACTCTCCGGATATGCTGCGCTGCCGTAAATCCGGCGTGCTGACCGGCCTGCCGGATGGTTACGGTCGTGGTCGTATCATCGGTGATTATCGCCGCGTCGCGCTGTACGGTATCCGCTACCTGGTGCGCGAGCGTGAACTGCAGTTTGCCGATCTCCAGTCTAACCTGGAGTGGGGCCAGAATCTTGAAGCCACGATTCGTCTGCGCGAAGAACTGTCTGAGCACCGCCGCGCTCTGCTGCAAATGCAGGAAATGGCGGCGAAATACGGCTGCGATATCTCCCGTCCGGCGCGTAATGCGCAGGAAGCGGTGCAGTGGGTGTACTTTGCTTACCTGGCTGCGGTGAAATCGCAGAACGGCGGCGCTATGTCGCTGGGCCGTACCGCATCGTTCCTCGACATCTACATTGAGCGCGATTTCAAAGCGGGTATCTTAAACGAGCAGCAGGCGCAGGAGCTGATCGACCACTTCATTATGAAGATCCGTATGGTGCGCTTCCTGCGTACGCCGGAATTCGACACGTTGTTCTCAGGCGACCCTATCTGGGCGACCGAAGTTATCGGCGGCATGGGGCTGGATGGCCGCACGCTGGTGACGAAAAACTCGTTCCGTTACCTGCATACGCTGCACACCATGGGCCCGGCGCCTGAGCCGAACCTGACTGTACTGTGGTCTGAGCAGCTACCGATTGCCTTCAAAAAGTACGCCGCCCAGGTGTCTATCATCACTTCATCTTTGCAGTATGAAAACGACGATTTGATGCGCGCCGACTTTGACAGCGATGACTATGCCATTGCCTGCTGCGTCAGCCCGATGGTTATCGGCAAACAAATGCAGTTCTTCGGTGCGCGTGCAAACCTCGCCAAAACGTTGCTGTACGCAATCAACGGCGGCGTGGATGAGAAACTGAAAATCCAGGTCGGCCCGAAAACGGCGCCGCTGATGGATGACGTGCTGGACTACGACACGGTGATGGAGAGCCTGGACCACTTTATGGACTGGCTGGCCGTGCAGTACATCAGCGCGCTGAACATCATCCACTACATGCACGACAAGTACAGCTACGAAGCTTCGCTGATGGCGCTGCACGATCGTGATGTCTATCGCACGATGGCCTGTGGTATGGCGGGTCTGTCCGTGGCGGCGGATTCTCTGTCGGCTATCAAATATGCTCGCGTGAAACCGATTCGCGATGAAAATGGTCTGGCCGTTGATTTCGAAATCGAAGGCGACTATCCGCAATACGGCAACAACGACGAGCGCGTAGACAGTATTGCCTGCGACCTGGTCGAACGCTTTATGAAGAAAATTAAGGTGTTGCCAACCTACCGTAACGCGGTGCCAACGCAGTCTATTCTGACCATCACCTCCAACGTGGTGTACGGACAGAAAACCGGTAACACGCCGGACGGACGTCGCGCTGGTACGCCGTTTGCGCCAGGGGCTAACCCGATGCACGGCCGCGATCGTAAAGGTGCGGTGGCGTCGTTAACGTCGGTCGCCAAACTGCCGTTCACCTATGCCAAAGACGGTATCTCGTACACCTTCTCCATTGTGCCGGCTGCACTGGGCAAAGAGGATGGGGTGCGTAAAACCAACCTGGTCGGTCTGCTGGACGGTTACTTCCACCATGAAGCGCATGTGGAAGGCGGGCAGCATCTGAACGTTAACGTTATGAACCGTGAAATGTTGATGGATGCCATTGAGCACCCGGAAAACTATCCGAACCTGACGATCCGCGTGTCTGGCTATGCGGTGCGCTTCAACGCGCTGACCCGCGAACAGCAGCAGGATGTTATTTCACGTACTTTCACCCAGGCGCTCTGA
- the tdcD gene encoding propionate kinase, which produces MNEFPVVLVINCGSSSIKFSVLDAANCDVLMAGIADGINSENAFIAINGGEPAKLAHHSYEDALKAIAVELEKRNLMDSVALIGHRIAHGGNIFTESAIITEEVIDNIRRVSPLAPLHNYANLSGIESAQHLFPGVQQVAVFDTSFHQTMAPEAYLYGLPWKYFEELGVRRYGFHGTSHRYVSQRAHELLELQHDDSGLVVAHLGNGASICAVRNGQSVDTSMGMTPLEGLMMGTRSGDVDFGAMAWIASETNQTLSDLERVVNKESGLLGISGLSSDLRTLEKAWHEGHERAQLAIKTFVHRIARHIAGHAASLHRLDGIIFTGGIGENSVLIRRLVIEHLAVLGVNIDSEMNSLPNSHGERIISNKDARVICAVIPTNEEKMIARDAIALGKINTPVEFA; this is translated from the coding sequence ATGAATGAGTTTCCGGTAGTACTGGTTATTAACTGTGGTTCATCCTCCATTAAATTCTCAGTGCTGGATGCAGCAAACTGTGACGTTTTAATGGCGGGAATTGCAGACGGTATTAACTCTGAAAATGCGTTCATAGCAATTAATGGAGGAGAGCCAGCTAAGCTGGCTCACCACAGCTACGAAGACGCATTAAAAGCAATTGCCGTTGAACTGGAGAAACGTAATTTAATGGACAGCGTGGCCTTAATTGGCCACCGCATTGCCCACGGCGGAAATATCTTTACCGAATCAGCAATTATTACTGAGGAAGTTATCGACAATATTCGCCGGGTATCGCCTTTAGCGCCGTTACATAATTATGCGAACCTCAGTGGGATCGAGTCCGCTCAGCACCTTTTCCCAGGCGTGCAGCAGGTCGCGGTATTTGATACCAGCTTCCACCAGACGATGGCTCCTGAGGCCTATCTGTACGGTTTACCGTGGAAATATTTTGAGGAGTTGGGCGTTCGTCGTTACGGTTTCCACGGCACGTCGCACCGCTATGTTTCTCAGCGAGCGCATGAGCTTCTCGAGCTGCAACATGATGACTCAGGTCTGGTTGTGGCGCACCTGGGGAACGGCGCGTCAATCTGTGCGGTACGTAACGGACAGAGCGTTGATACCTCAATGGGCATGACGCCGCTGGAAGGGCTGATGATGGGCACACGCAGCGGCGACGTCGATTTCGGCGCGATGGCGTGGATTGCCAGCGAAACCAACCAGACGCTGAGCGACCTTGAGCGTGTAGTGAATAAAGAGTCCGGTTTACTGGGTATTTCCGGTTTGTCCTCTGACTTACGTACGTTAGAAAAAGCCTGGCACGAGGGACATGAGCGTGCGCAGTTGGCGATTAAAACGTTTGTGCATCGTATTGCACGTCATATCGCCGGACATGCCGCATCACTGCATCGTCTTGATGGGATTATTTTCACCGGTGGAATAGGTGAGAACTCGGTATTAATTCGTCGTCTGGTTATTGAACACCTCGCCGTTTTAGGGGTGAATATCGATAGCGAGATGAATAGCCTGCCAAATTCCCATGGCGAAAGAATTATCTCTAATAAAGATGCTCGTGTTATTTGTGCGGTAATTCCCACAAATGAAGAGAAAATGATTGCGCGTGATGCCATTGCGTTAGGCAAAATTAATACACCAGTAGAATTTGCATAA
- the tdcC gene encoding threonine/serine transporter TdcC has translation MSTTDSIVSSQTKQSSWRKSDTTWTLGLFGTAIGAGVLFFPIRAGFGGLIPILIMLVLAYPIAFYCHRALARLCLSGSNPSGNITETVEEHFGKTGGVVITFLYFFAICPLLWIYGVTITNTFMTFWENQLQMPALNRGFVALFLLLLMAFVIWFGKDLMVKVMSFLVWPFIASLVLISLSLIPYWNSAVIDQVDLSNIALTGHDGILVTVWLGISIMVFSFNFSPIVSSFVVSKREEYEKDFGREFTEQKCSKIISRASMLMVAVVMFFAFSCLFTLSPANMADAKAQNIPVLSYLANHFASLSGTKSTFATVLEYGASIIALVAIFKSFFGHYLGTLEGLNGLVLKFGYKGDKTKVSAGKLNTISMIFIMGSTWVVAYANPNILDLIEAMGAPIIASLLCLLPMYAIRKAPSLAKYRGRLDNVFVTAIGLLTILNIVYKLF, from the coding sequence ATGAGTACTACTGATAGCATTGTATCCAGCCAGACAAAACAGTCGTCCTGGCGCAAATCGGACACCACCTGGACACTGGGTTTATTTGGTACAGCCATCGGCGCAGGGGTGCTGTTCTTCCCTATCCGCGCAGGTTTTGGCGGACTGATCCCCATTCTGATCATGCTGGTGCTGGCATACCCCATTGCCTTCTATTGCCACCGTGCGCTGGCACGCCTGTGTCTTTCCGGTTCTAATCCTTCCGGTAACATCACAGAAACGGTTGAAGAGCACTTTGGTAAAACGGGCGGCGTGGTTATCACGTTCCTCTACTTCTTTGCAATTTGTCCGCTGCTGTGGATTTATGGCGTCACCATTACCAACACCTTTATGACCTTCTGGGAAAACCAGTTGCAGATGCCCGCGTTAAACCGTGGCTTCGTGGCACTGTTCCTGCTGCTGCTGATGGCATTCGTCATCTGGTTCGGTAAAGATCTGATGGTTAAAGTGATGAGCTTCCTGGTATGGCCGTTTATTGCCAGCCTGGTGCTTATTTCTCTGTCTCTGATTCCTTACTGGAACTCTGCGGTTATCGATCAGGTTGATCTCAGCAATATCGCACTGACTGGCCATGACGGCATCCTGGTTACCGTGTGGCTGGGTATTTCCATCATGGTGTTCTCTTTCAACTTCTCACCTATCGTTTCTTCCTTCGTGGTGTCTAAACGCGAAGAGTATGAGAAAGATTTTGGTCGCGAGTTCACCGAGCAGAAATGTTCTAAAATCATCTCTCGCGCCAGTATGCTGATGGTTGCCGTGGTTATGTTCTTCGCCTTTAGCTGCCTGTTCACGCTGTCTCCGGCAAACATGGCGGATGCGAAAGCGCAAAACATTCCGGTACTTTCTTACCTGGCGAACCACTTCGCTTCACTGTCCGGTACGAAGTCCACCTTCGCGACCGTTCTGGAATACGGTGCTTCAATCATCGCACTGGTTGCTATCTTCAAATCTTTCTTCGGCCACTATCTGGGCACGCTGGAAGGACTGAACGGTCTGGTGCTGAAGTTTGGTTACAAAGGCGATAAAACAAAAGTTTCTGCCGGCAAACTTAATACCATCAGCATGATCTTCATCATGGGCTCCACTTGGGTTGTGGCTTACGCCAACCCGAACATCCTGGACCTGATTGAAGCAATGGGCGCGCCGATTATTGCCTCTCTGCTCTGCCTGCTGCCGATGTACGCCATCCGTAAAGCGCCATCACTGGCGAAATACCGTGGCCGTCTGGATAACGTGTTTGTTACCGCGATTGGTCTGCTGACCATCCTGAACATCGTCTACAAACTGTTTTAA
- the tdcB gene encoding bifunctional threonine ammonia-lyase/L-serine ammonia-lyase TdcB: MHITYDLPVAIEDILEAKKRLAGKIYKTGMPRSNYFSERCKGEIFLKFENMQRTGSFKIRGAFNKLSSLTEAERCKGVVACSAGNHAQGVSLSCAMLGIDGKVVMPKGAPKSKVAATCDYSAEVVLHGDNFNDTIAKVSEIVETEGRIFIPPYDDPKVIAGQGTIGLEILEDLYDVDNVIVPIGGGGLIAGIAVAIKSINPTIKIIGVQSENVHGMAASFHAGEITTHRTTGTLADGCDVSRPGTLTYEIVRELVDDIVLVSEDEIRNSMVALIQRNKVVTEGAGALACAALLSGKLDSYIQNRKTVSIISGGNIDLSRVSQITGLVDA; encoded by the coding sequence ATGCACATTACATACGATCTCCCAGTTGCAATTGAAGATATCCTCGAAGCGAAAAAAAGACTGGCGGGGAAAATTTATAAAACGGGAATGCCTCGCTCTAACTATTTTAGTGAACGTTGCAAAGGGGAAATTTTCCTCAAGTTTGAAAACATGCAGCGTACCGGTTCATTTAAAATCCGTGGCGCGTTTAACAAGCTCAGTTCATTAACCGAAGCTGAAAGATGTAAGGGTGTGGTGGCTTGCTCTGCAGGTAACCATGCGCAAGGCGTTTCTCTCTCCTGCGCTATGCTCGGAATCGACGGCAAAGTGGTGATGCCGAAAGGCGCGCCGAAGTCTAAAGTTGCTGCAACCTGTGATTATTCCGCAGAAGTTGTGCTGCATGGCGACAACTTCAACGACACCATCGCTAAGGTTAGCGAGATTGTGGAAACGGAAGGCCGTATCTTTATTCCGCCATATGATGACCCGAAAGTCATTGCAGGTCAGGGGACTATTGGTCTGGAAATTCTGGAAGATCTGTACGATGTCGATAACGTGATTGTGCCAATTGGCGGTGGCGGACTGATTGCTGGTATTGCGGTGGCAATTAAGTCTATTAACCCGACCATTAAAATTATTGGCGTGCAGTCTGAAAACGTTCACGGCATGGCGGCTTCTTTCCACGCTGGAGAAATAACCACGCACCGAACGACCGGCACCCTGGCGGATGGTTGTGACGTTTCCCGCCCGGGTACTTTAACGTATGAAATTGTTCGTGAGTTGGTGGATGACATTGTCCTGGTCAGCGAAGATGAAATTCGCAACAGCATGGTGGCATTAATTCAGCGAAATAAAGTTGTGACTGAAGGTGCCGGCGCGCTGGCATGCGCAGCATTATTAAGCGGGAAATTAGATAGCTATATCCAGAACAGAAAAACAGTCAGCATTATTTCTGGCGGTAATATCGACCTTTCTCGTGTATCTCAAATTACTGGTTTAGTTGACGCTTAA
- the tdcA gene encoding transcriptional regulator TdcA → MNTITLPKTQHLVVFQEVIRSGSIGSAAKELGLTQPAVSKIINDVEAYFGIELVVRKNTGVTLTQAGQVMLSWSESITREMKNMVDEMNSMTSNAVVDVSFGFPSLIAFTIMSGMIKKFKEVFPKAQVSMYEAQLSSFLPAIRDGRLDFAIGTLSDEMKLHDLHVEPLFESDFILVASKSRTCTGITSLSALKNEQWVLPQTNMGYYSELLTTLQNNGISSENIVNTDSVVTIYNLVLSADFLTVIPCDMTTPFGSNQFITIPVEETLPVARYAAVWSKNYRIKKAASILVELAKEYSSYNCRRRRQLIEID, encoded by the coding sequence ATGAATACTATTACACTCCCTAAAACACAGCACTTAGTGGTCTTTCAGGAAGTCATTAGAAGTGGTTCTATCGGCTCAGCTGCAAAAGAATTAGGTTTAACTCAACCGGCTGTCAGCAAAATCATTAATGATGTAGAAGCTTATTTCGGTATTGAGTTAGTTGTACGTAAAAATACTGGTGTGACATTAACTCAGGCAGGTCAGGTGATGCTCTCATGGTCTGAATCTATTACCCGTGAAATGAAAAACATGGTTGATGAGATGAACAGCATGACGAGCAACGCGGTCGTTGATGTGTCGTTTGGCTTTCCTTCACTGATTGCCTTCACCATCATGTCCGGCATGATTAAAAAATTCAAAGAAGTGTTCCCGAAAGCGCAGGTTTCTATGTATGAAGCTCAGCTCTCCTCCTTCTTACCGGCGATTCGTGACGGACGTCTGGACTTCGCCATCGGTACGCTGAGTGATGAGATGAAACTGCACGATCTGCACGTTGAGCCGCTCTTTGAGTCAGATTTTATCCTGGTCGCCAGCAAGTCCCGAACATGCACCGGCATCACCTCGCTGAGCGCGTTGAAAAACGAACAGTGGGTGTTGCCACAAACGAATATGGGTTACTACAGCGAACTTCTTACCACGTTACAGAATAATGGCATCAGCAGTGAAAACATCGTTAATACAGACTCCGTCGTTACGATTTATAATCTTGTTCTCAGTGCTGATTTCTTAACAGTAATTCCCTGCGATATGACCACACCGTTTGGCTCAAACCAGTTTATTACTATCCCGGTAGAAGAAACCTTACCCGTCGCGCGTTATGCCGCCGTATGGTCGAAAAATTATCGAATTAAAAAAGCAGCATCTATTTTGGTGGAATTAGCCAAAGAATATTCATCATATAATTGTCGGAGACGAAGGCAATTAATTGAAATTGATTAA
- the garK gene encoding glycerate 2-kinase: MKIVIAPDSYKESLSATEVAQAIEKGFREIFPDAQYVSVPVADGGEGTVEAMIAATQGSEHSAWVTGPLGEKVNACWGMSGDGKTAFIEMAAASGLALVPPEKRNPLVTTSRGTGELILQALDSGAQSIIIGIGGSATNDGGAGMVQALGAKLCDANGTEIGYGGGSLMSLNTIDISGLDPRLKTCSIRVACDVTNPLIGDSGASRIFGPQKGATEERILELDRNLSHYADIIKKSLRVDVKDVPGSGAAGGMGAALMAFLGAELRSGIEIVTQALNLEEHIHDCTLVVTGEGRIDSQSIHGKVPVGVANVAKKYHKPVIGIGGSLTRDVEVVHQYGIDAVFSVLTSIGTLEEAFRGAFDNIYRASRNIAATLAIGIRSAG; encoded by the coding sequence ATGAAAATCGTAATTGCCCCAGACTCTTATAAAGAAAGCCTTTCTGCCACCGAGGTAGCTCAGGCGATAGAAAAAGGATTTCGGGAAATTTTCCCCGATGCGCAATATGTTTCTGTTCCGGTTGCCGATGGCGGTGAAGGAACGGTCGAAGCCATGATTGCCGCGACGCAAGGGAGTGAACATTCAGCATGGGTGACGGGGCCGCTGGGCGAAAAAGTGAATGCCTGCTGGGGCATGTCCGGGGACGGTAAAACCGCGTTTATCGAAATGGCGGCAGCCAGTGGTCTGGCGTTGGTTCCTCCTGAAAAGCGCAACCCTTTAGTCACTACGTCGCGTGGCACCGGGGAGTTGATTTTGCAGGCGTTGGATAGCGGTGCGCAGAGCATCATTATAGGCATTGGCGGCAGTGCGACTAACGACGGTGGCGCGGGTATGGTGCAGGCGCTGGGGGCGAAACTTTGCGATGCCAACGGGACAGAGATTGGCTACGGTGGCGGAAGCCTGATGAGTCTGAATACTATCGATATCTCGGGTCTGGATCCGCGCTTAAAAACCTGTTCCATTCGCGTGGCCTGCGATGTGACTAATCCACTCATTGGCGATTCTGGCGCTTCGCGCATTTTTGGACCGCAGAAAGGGGCAACGGAAGAACGCATTCTCGAACTGGACCGTAATCTGTCTCACTATGCTGACATTATTAAAAAGTCTCTGCGAGTTGATGTGAAAGACGTGCCCGGCTCCGGTGCGGCTGGCGGAATGGGCGCAGCGTTAATGGCTTTTTTAGGCGCGGAGCTGCGCAGCGGTATCGAGATTGTGACCCAGGCGCTCAATCTGGAAGAGCATATTCACGACTGTACGCTGGTGGTGACCGGCGAAGGGCGGATCGACAGCCAGAGCATTCACGGCAAAGTACCGGTGGGTGTGGCGAACGTCGCGAAGAAGTACCACAAGCCAGTCATTGGTATTGGCGGCAGCCTGACGCGCGATGTAGAGGTGGTGCATCAATATGGTATCGATGCGGTGTTTAGCGTATTGACCAGCATCGGCACGCTGGAAGAGGCCTTCCGTGGGGCATTTGATAATATTTATCGCGCTTCAAGAAACATCGCCGCCACGTTGGCGATAGGAATACGCAGTGCGGGGTGA
- the garR gene encoding 2-hydroxy-3-oxopropionate reductase produces the protein MTMKVGFIGLGIMGKPMSKNLLKAGYSLVVADRNPESIAQVIAAGAETAATAKEIAEQCDVIITMLPNSPHVKEVALGEGGIIEGAKPGTVLIDMSSIAPLASREISDALKAKGVDMLDAPVSGGEPKAIDGTLSVMVGGDKAIFDKYYDLLKAMAGSVVHTGEIGAGNVTKLANQVIVALNIAAMSEALTLATKAGVNPDLVYQAIRGGLAGSTVLDAKAPMVMDRNFKPGFRIDLHIKDLANALDTSHGVGAQLPLTAAVMEMMQALRADGLGTADHSALACYYEKLAKVEVTR, from the coding sequence ATGACAATGAAAGTTGGTTTTATTGGCCTCGGTATCATGGGTAAACCAATGAGTAAAAACCTCCTCAAGGCAGGTTACTCGCTGGTGGTTGCTGACCGTAACCCGGAATCCATTGCACAAGTGATTGCCGCAGGCGCAGAAACCGCCGCCACGGCGAAAGAAATTGCCGAGCAGTGCGACGTGATCATCACCATGCTGCCGAACTCTCCGCATGTGAAAGAAGTGGCGCTGGGTGAAGGCGGCATTATTGAAGGGGCGAAGCCGGGCACAGTGCTTATCGACATGAGCTCCATCGCGCCGTTAGCCAGCCGTGAAATTAGCGATGCGCTGAAAGCAAAAGGCGTGGATATGCTGGATGCGCCGGTCAGCGGCGGCGAGCCAAAAGCGATTGACGGCACGTTGTCGGTGATGGTTGGCGGTGATAAAGCGATCTTCGACAAGTACTACGATCTGCTGAAAGCGATGGCAGGCTCCGTGGTGCATACCGGTGAAATTGGCGCGGGTAACGTCACCAAGCTGGCGAATCAGGTCATTGTGGCGCTGAACATTGCCGCGATGTCTGAAGCGCTGACGCTGGCGACCAAAGCGGGTGTGAACCCGGATCTGGTGTATCAGGCGATCCGTGGCGGGCTGGCGGGAAGCACCGTGCTCGACGCGAAAGCACCGATGGTGATGGACCGCAACTTTAAACCAGGCTTCCGTATTGACCTGCATATCAAAGATCTGGCGAATGCGCTGGATACCTCTCATGGCGTTGGCGCCCAGTTGCCGCTGACTGCTGCAGTTATGGAGATGATGCAGGCGCTCCGCGCAGATGGATTGGGGACAGCCGATCACAGCGCGCTCGCATGCTACTACGAAAAACTGGCGAAAGTGGAAGTCACTCGCTAA
- the garL gene encoding 2-dehydro-3-deoxyglucarate aldolase gives MNNTIFPNKFKAALAAQQIQIGCWSALASPISTEVLGLAGFDWLVLDGEHAPNDISTFIPQLMALKGSASAPVVRVPTNEPVIIKRLLDIGFYNFLIPFVETEEEAVNAVASTRYPPEGIRGVSISHRANMFGTVPDYFAQSNKNITIIVQIESQQGVDNVDAIAATEGVDGVFVGPSDLAAALGHLGNASHPDVQKAIQHIFARAKAHGKPSGILAPVEADARRYLEWGATFVAVGSDLGVFRSATQKLADSFKK, from the coding sequence ATGAATAACACGATTTTCCCGAATAAGTTTAAAGCGGCCCTCGCGGCGCAACAGATTCAGATTGGCTGCTGGTCTGCATTAGCCAGCCCAATCAGCACTGAAGTTTTAGGCCTGGCGGGGTTTGACTGGCTGGTGCTGGACGGCGAACACGCGCCGAACGATATCTCGACGTTTATCCCGCAATTGATGGCGCTGAAAGGCAGCGCCAGCGCACCGGTAGTGCGCGTACCGACCAACGAGCCGGTAATCATCAAGCGCCTGCTGGATATCGGGTTTTACAACTTCCTGATCCCGTTCGTTGAGACGGAAGAAGAGGCGGTAAACGCCGTGGCATCGACCCGCTATCCGCCGGAAGGTATTCGCGGCGTGTCCATATCCCATCGCGCCAATATGTTTGGCACCGTACCGGACTACTTTGCGCAATCGAATAAGAACATCACGATCATCGTGCAGATCGAAAGTCAGCAGGGCGTTGATAACGTTGACGCAATCGCGGCGACAGAAGGCGTCGACGGTGTCTTCGTCGGCCCAAGCGATCTGGCTGCGGCGCTAGGCCACCTTGGCAATGCGTCGCATCCTGATGTGCAGAAAGCTATCCAGCACATTTTTGCCCGCGCGAAAGCACATGGCAAACCAAGCGGCATTCTGGCCCCGGTAGAGGCGGATGCACGTCGTTATCTGGAGTGGGGCGCGACGTTTGTTGCCGTTGGTAGTGACCTTGGCGTGTTCCGTTCAGCCACGCAGAAACTGGCTGATTCTTTTAAGAAATAA